CTGAAGAGACACATCGCAAAGACCATGGCAAAGAGCTGAGGAAGGaagaacattattattattaacaaggAGAAGAGACATACTGTAAGGTTGTCTTTCAAAATTGTGACATGCATgtgaaaccagcagcagtatagtTCTCACACTCTGGATTACTATTTCCCTTGTTCTAATTTCATTATTATCTTAAAATGAATGGCACCTCAGAAAAATGTGAATAAAACATGATCTTGTTATAGActgaggctgaagtcgaatagtccatttagcttatgaacggaggttataaaggaagtttgaaacctcctttcctttcatctagagaattcgaacggcacttataatggctgccactgagggacttccgggtcatttcactccgttaggaaggttcctaagataaatggactattcgacttcagcctgaGAATCTTATCTATGTTCCTGTAGCACCAAGTCTCACCACTAGATGGAGATGTTCCCATACAAAGGGCTTTTGAAGAACACTAGACACATTCAGGAAAATATCCTCAGCCTAATGCAGAATTCCTCATTTCTAAAATGAATATTCACATCACTGGAGAGACAAAGAAAAGGCTGCATATGTGATAAATCTACTAAAATGAAAAACCGTCATACCTCAATGGTCAGCACCACAATGGCAAGCGCTCCAGCCACATAGATGTACAGTTCGAAGTAGTCAACAACTGCAGAGTAACAGCCCTGAGGACACACAAAGAAGCGACGATCAGCAGGGAAATCAATCGGCTATAAACTTTCAGAATTACAGCGACAATTAAAGTAACATCACAGCTTTAATTGAGGGAGACTCTGAACAAAGGCCTGTTTGAATGAGAGGGAAACAGGGCTCCAAAGCCTCAATGCCTGTTAATGAGGGCTCTTTGTGTGAGtgaacagagagagacacacattgTGGGACATCTCTCATTGTTCTTGTGGTTTAAAGAGACAACAGGTGGAGAGTGTGGTAAAAGCCTCTTCCTATCAGCTTCCACTGTAATTACATTTCACTCCAAGGCTTTCTTTACACAGATGGAAGCTGGGATAtgggtgtgcatgtgtgcaaCTGTGAAGCACAGCTAATTTTCACATATTCATACACTCATTATCCTCTATCCTTGCACACACATATACGCTTCTTGAAAATTCAAATGTTCCAATATATGCACAcgtacacaaacacatacacacacacacacacacgctaagATGCATACATACACTGGTGTCTCCACACTATAACACATAGTAAGATGGTCTCCCATGACACCCAAGAGCACTAATCAGCAATGGAGGAGTCTGAAAGTCCCTGGATGTCACCCCTCAACTGTCTCCCGCTCTAATTAAGGCTGGAGGTGGTTTCGaaggagggagaaagagagaggacaTGCGAGAGAGAAGGTGTCGTAGTAGATGTCAGAACTTACCTTGTTATTGCGGAACATCATATTGCCCAATAAGCACTGCTCCTTGTTGATATAGGCCAACTCCCCGGTCTGACTGGCATGCTGGCAGCAGGCTTCTGGCACCATATGATTTTGGTTGATCATCCTGAACAGACTGTCCTTAAAATCCTCTGGGCTGTTCACCCCACAGCAGTCAAACTAATGGGAGGAGAGAATAGGAGAAGAAACCCTTATTTCTGAGTGCCTGTTTGTGCACTGGCCTGTGGTCCACTGTATACGTGCAACAACCTAGCATGAATATTGACCTAAATGTCTAGGggttttatgtataaaatatagCCTCACGAGGCCAGGCTGAAACATTCCGGTTTCCACATACTGTTGGAGAAAGCAATGAGTTGGTAAAAGCTACAAAGCTGTTTGCCATGTGTGCTGAGGCCTTACTGTATTCATGACGGCGTTCCATGTTGAGGTGAAGACATCAGTGTTGTTGTAGCCCTGGTAGTGTCTCTTCAGCTCCTTGGTGAAGTACTCTCTGGTCAGCTAAAGGAAATAGCCGGCGAGAGCACAGGTTAGTGTCACCACAGGGAGGATATCTGTTTCTTTCACATCAGAGAAGTTGAGGTGAGTGCTGAGGAGACTTACATGCTCCCGGAAAATGAAGGCCAGGATGGCAGCAGCCAGCTCTGCTAGGAATATGAGGAGGATGAGCATGAAGaactgcaaaaagacaaaccaaAAAAGAGAGAGTTGGACACGGTGGATGAGTGGCAGAAATATTCAGTCAGTAAAAATCACATTCTGGCTGTGCCCGCTTCACTTAGCATTAACTATGCATGAGGCCTGTGGCACAAAGACAAATAGAAAAGCATTTTGCTCTTTTGGCTTGACAGTCCCAAAACTGACAGACAGAATAATCaacacatatgcacacaaacGGGATCAGTTACAGGACTACGTTTTGAATTTGTCGGCTAACTCACAAAGAGGAGCAGACACTTGTTTTCGCGGATGGCTCCACAGCAGCCGAGGAAGCCCAGGAGGAAGAGCATGCCTCCCATGCCCAGGATGATGTAGACACCAGTGAATAACAGGGGGTTCGCTGCGATAATTTCTCTGAATCCTGTGGGGTCCACCAGTACCCACACTCCCACTCCCAGGAGGAAAGAGCCCCCCAGCTAATGGAGAAAAGGGAAAGAAGACAAGAGTTAGACAAAACAGGAACTGACTGCATTTTAAAAATTGATGGGGATTCAGTCGGTATCCCCGGTGGCACACAAAACATTCAACAAGATGTCATATAATGGAAAATAAATGTGGGCTTTTTGCTGGAAAAAATACAAGCAATGCAAATCTCTAAAAGGTTGGGCGAGAGCTGACGGCAGATAAAAGGCTAGAAATCTACAGAGCCATAATGCCTCAGTGGGGGGTTGGTGAAGATATCTATCCTACTTTAACTAACCCCCCAACCTGCTAAAGAAACGCACATCACTGCAGCCTCCATTCTCTCCATCCTCCCTTTCACTAAAACCCTATCTGCAGCCACTGTGGGGTGACTCATGTGATTAAGGAAAGAAGGTATTGAGGTAGGGGGTGGAAGAGATCTGAGCTTGACACACTTCCACTACAATCCCCCCCTTCCTGTCACAGGGAGGGACCTGGGTCTCAACAAATGAACACCACTTCTATTAGAGGAAGAGGTGATGGcgtgaggagaggaggaagccattttgaaagcTCATTGGGTTTGATAAAAGGCTGTTGTGTGTCATTAATGTCGGTAGAGAGAAACAATCGGATGTCAGTGCAAAACAGTGGTTGTTATTGAGTGATTCTAACAGTCAAGTTCATTCTTTGCTCTGCTGGGTGCATTATTACCCCGGCCTTGAACAACTGCGTCTGAGTAGAGTCTCTAAACGGTTTGGTTGCGCTTAATAAAGCAGGAAAAGAGACAAACCTTCTTACTTAGACCCTCCCCCCTTACAGGCTCAGACTAACAGGATTACCCTTGATTGTCTGATCAGGACTGATAAACTCAGGTGCCACTCAAACTCTTCATGGCACGGTGCGCCTCAGATGTGTGTCAGCACACTCAAATCTAATCAAAAGAGAATTTGATAGAATCAAGATTGCCTCCCTTTAATGAAATGCAAATGTGGCTCCATTAGTCAGTCAGTAAGGGGCAGCCAAAAACCCATTTCAAATCATTAGATTGACACTAACTTCAGAGAAGGCCAGATTAAGAGTCACAGAGAAAGAGATGAAAAATACTTACAAAGATGAGGAAattgaagacaaacatgaggtaCTTAATGCAGCTCAGACAGTCCCCCTCCATGGTTGTCCCCCTCGCTGAAGCCTCTCCCTGCCCCTGAAAGAAACAACATCAACATTAAACAGGCCACTTAATGAATCCTGGCAAATGCTCACAGTATTCCCATTCTGCTGCGTTCTGGATAGGCATTCACGAACCTGCCAAGAAAATAATACTCTGCACAAACCTGCTCACATGTTTAATGAGTTCtgccactcaaacacacacacacgttcattTGGTCCAATTTCAGCTGGAAATCCTTGCTCTATCCCCTCAGGCGCACGGTATCAGCTATAGTCTCTCAGCAATCCCACAAGTTTGGGCGACACAATGTCATCCCAACCTGACACAACTCATCTCACCACACACCGTGACAACTTATGtaattttaaaatgtgctttccCCTATCAGCACTTCCTATCTTTGGACAGATGGGGTCCTCGGGTTCAGAATGACTCGAGGGGCTGTCTATCTCAGAGTGTTTTAAGGATATGAGTCCTGACTGGGGCTCAATGTGCATTAACGGTCAACATATGGCCTTTACCACGGAGCTTCTTCTACTTAATGTAATGAGAGGTAGGAGCCCTGCGCTCCCATCAGCCGGCCTCTATCTGACAAACACACTTTCCCTGATGAGGGCCCGTCCTGGAGGCACTCCTGCCTAATGAATAACGCCTCTCCAGCATTAGGAGACAACATAGGGGCCTCAGTATCCCTGACCCTTTATACCTACATATCTTTAATGCACCACAAAGCCTTCACTGAAGCATTTGTTTAACTTACAAAGCTTGAAATTAACAAGATTTTTGCCTCAGGGAGGATGGGAATTGTCTAAGGAATCATCTCTATATAATATGCAAAACTGAAGAATAGAAAAAAATCCATTGGGAGGATATAATTGCAGTCTCAGTGAtagaagaaaattaattatttgGCAGAAACGAATCGACACTCTCTGCTTTGTAGTTGTGATTATTAATTAGCTCTCCCATAGTGATAGCCAAGATTGAGGCTGCGTAACAAGCGGATTAAAAGGTGACTTCTCTGAGGAATTGTAAATAGGTTTACGGAACCAGGCAGCCCGACACTGTCATCTCAAATTGAAAACTAAAAAGTCGAAATGCATTTTTGTCCACTTCTCTTGTCTGTGCTTTGCTGCACGTCCGTCAGATGTAATCTCATAATGTTCAGGCAGTCTCTCCGATGTGTGAGGTGCTGTCACTCCTCTGGGCGCTCCGTCTGCTTCTCTGAGGCGCCGCTGTAGTTGTGGTTATGATCGACGCAAACTTTGATTCCTGTCCGTCTTTGAAGGACACCTACTGTCACTCAAATGTAATTCAGCCTTGACCATCTCGGAAATTCACATTTTTAGGTGAAACACCTCTCACTGTATTTAACATGAACTGCTCCATTGCGTGCTGCAAATTTCACAGAGGCATGGCAATTCTGGGAATAAGAAAGTCGTGACCCATATCTTTTCCTGgtctgtttttcttttattatgGTGTGCTTGCACCGGTTTGTTTTTCCTCCTGAATCTAATTTCAGGTTTTTTGTCTTATTGTAGGCTTGTGTAAGTTGCCGTGACAATAAAATTAAACAATTCTGATGAAGGCGGTCTTTGTCTGCTGTGGGAGCGAGCTAACGTAGAATGAGAACATTTCCCTCCCTCACCAGCCTGAGGGCTTATTATTTTTCCTCTCCTCCTTTCCTCCCCAGACCCAAGGAAATTGATTTAAAGCTATGGTTTAACACCTCCCCTAAATCATAATGATATGCTTAGGTATTGATCACCCTCCTTGTGGTTGTCTGAGAGCAACCAGCAGCCTCGTAGCCCGGGATGGGTTTTAATTAACCCCCCCTTCCTAAGCCCCACTGAAACGCCTAATAAGGGCACAGGGGGTATTAATTGAGATTTGCATACATTATATTCACAGGGAAAAGCATAAAAAAGACCCTTTCTCAGCCCTCCTGCTCTGCACTGTTAGTCCTGGGCCCCTCTGAAGAGTTTGACTGTATTTATTGGAGCAGGGGATGAAGAGGCAGAATAAGGGGGGGAGGAAGGGGAGGAAAGAGTTCGATGGAAAAACTCTCAGGGCTCAGCTCAGATCTCATTCTCCAAACAAAATGTCTGATTTCTCTTCCAGCTTCACCCTTTAGCTCTTCGCTCCCATCACAGGGTCAACCGAACTGTCAGATGTGGAGCCAATGTTCTCTTCTACATTAAAATGCATTGGATGCTTAAGATTGAAGTGCACTATACAGGCCTTTCCCGGCTCCAAATAACAAGCCTATGGTGCAAACCAGCAAAGTATAAATCAAACCGCCACAGAGACCCTGGAGAAAGTGCAGAGTAAACAAACTGGTCTTTCCCTACGAGTCCCATGGGATCGCTGGTCCTCATCGATCAAAGGCCAGCTGGAGTGATCAGACCTCTAAGTCTCTCTGAATATTCTGCAGAGTGCATTATGGAGACAAGGGAAATGCGGTTCACACCCCAGGAGCTGCGTGTCTTACAACAACATCGACAAATTACCACTATAGATTATAGGCAGATCTTCCTCAGGTGTGCTGCTCTGCTTAGCCAGCAATGTGTGAAGATAAGGAGTCGTGTggcattgtgtttgtattgactagcaaaagaacaaccattaaaaACAGCACTGCTATATTTGCAGACAATGTGTTTGTTAGCTGGGAAAttggatggatgtcctcaatCTGACAATGTAAGAGGCCGTCTTTGCCGTGAGGTATCCAGTAAATGCCAAATCCATCTACGTCTGCAGCCTCTCTTGTTACTGACATCACGAAAGGCCACACGGCTCTAAGATCCCTTTGTTTACTCTTGGCAGACATCAATCCACAGCCTGCTTGGGCCGTGGAGCCAGGCATGGTTGAGTTTGATAGTGGATTAATGAGCAGTGATCCTAAATTATCCTCACAGTACCGACAGAAGCCAGAGCTCTGTAATGAGGGCAACCCCGTCTGACCTACATTCTTCTCAGTATGAATATGAGGAATTATGACGCATTCGCACAGGCCTGTTTTTGTGCTAAACTCCAGAGGTATGTTTCACCGGCGTCTTCACCATCATCCCTGATGGTCCTGTTGGCTCACTGTGGTTAAGAGATAAGAAAGACATAGGACTACATTAAGAGTACTCCTTATATAAATAGGACACCCTTGGGTTGTTCTCTTTGAAGTTGACACGATTAATGAAGTGAGTCCATATTCCCCTGCTTCACCGGCCCGGACAAATGCATCAGCACGACAAGGACACTGCGTCTGCTCCTCGCCAAACTGTCGCCACCATCCAACCCCCCACCAACCAGCCAGTTCACTTCATCTTGAGCGTGAGCCTGCATGAAAAGTAACCATTAATATTAAGGCCCTGTTGAGAGTGTAAGGGTTGGAGCTTGACCCTTTTAAATGCCGTCGACCCTCTAAATGATCACCTGGGGGAGGCACACTTCGTCCTCTGGCGCCCTGGTGCCGTGCGAGCAGGTGTGTGGTTTCATCTACTGTATGCcactctaaagctctccccccggGGTGCGCTAATACCCTCTGACAATGACACTAAGGGAACACACACATGCCAGATCAGCCCTAATCTCAATTAAAACCCCATTTTCATATTTCTCCATGACTTCCTAAATCAGCACGTAAACATCCGAATAAAGACTGCTCTCCTCTGGCAGAGAGCAGGGCTCCCCTGAGGCGCACCATGTCCCTTAATGAACCTCCAATTAGGAAAGAGTGAGCCCTGGGCTGTGCTGTCACACGAGgagctttgaagtgtactgAATGCTAAGCAGCTATAGCACCGATGCTGCTTTAGAGGGCATGCAGCTTGCAGACAACAGTGAACAGCCACAAAGAGAAAGTGTACGAAAGTAGCTCAAAGGCGACCGGGCGAACAGTGTGTGGGTTTAGCTCACTCAGGAAGCGCAGCGCAGAAAAACAGCCGGGTTGGAAAGTTGGACGAACTGCTAGACTTGAGGCAAATGTCCTCATGTTGGTTCGATGCTCTGGTGCAGACGTTGAAATGCTCTACCCTCAGACCGGCTAAGCTTAATGAGTTTTCACAGTGCATATAAAGGATTGGCAAAAATGATCTGCTTCTGCACATTGCTAGTTCACCACAAAAAAAGAAGTGTCTGATGAATTTGCTCTGCCTTGCAATGCCATTTATCATTTCAGACCATTGTTGCAATACGTGCAGTGAATACATAGCAGTTCTTATCTGTTCCTGAGAGTGGCGCTCTCCTGACCCATTCAGTTTGGAAATGAGATTGCGTGAACCCCCGAGAGCAGAAGTGCTCTGACCGGGCAGCTGGCACACTCCTGAACAAAAGGCTGATTAACGGAAAAGGCTCCCAAAACTGAACAAATGCACAGTCAGAAACTCACTGACCATGTGTTGTCAACTGCACTGCAGGCCACATTCTTGACATCCCAGCTGGGCATACGTCCAGCTGTTCGCTCAGTACTAACAGTTGCTCATACTTCTACACTGGAATCGATTCTCCAGCCGCTTAGATAAGACAGAGTGGAGGGGGGAAGGGCCTCGATCGCTTCTTGGTTAACTCGGGCAGACGACATGTGATTGAGAAGAAGAGAAGAGTTTGGTTTCTTTTGAacactagtgtgtgtgtgtgtgtgtgtgtgtgtgtgtgtgtgtgtgtgtgtgtgtgtgtgtgtgtgtgtgtgtgtgtgtgtgtgtgtgtgtgtgtgtgtgtgtgtgtgtgtgtgtgtgtgtgtgtgtgtgtgtgtgtgtgtgtgtgtgtgtgtgtgtgtgtgtgtgtgtgtgtgtgtgtgtgtgtgtgcccgctCAAAGCAGAGATTCTCACTTAATTGTGTTGCCACCTCAATCTGGCTGAGTGTAGATACAAACTGGCTCCGCAGGCTGGATCAATACCAGACTCGGGCACATGGTCAATGATGCATTGATCCCCTTGAGTTCAGGCCCGTAGTCCTGTGGTTGTCGGGCAGTGAGGGCATGTGGTAGTGGCACACAATGAACACATAAACACCTAACCGCCTACTTCATCTCAGCTCTGTTTTTTCCCACAGGACGCCTTGGAGGATGAAATATTGCTGTTGGGGCTTTCCAGAAAAATAAGCTCCAACTCAATTCAAAACTAAATGCTCGATAATTACCATGAGGACAACAGGGATAATTATTTCCCTGAATCTTGTATTTCTGCCTTTTTCTCTGCAAGTTGCCGCCGGAATCCTCTTCTCATGTCAGGGTCACGAGGAGTTGAATCAATACCAGTTGGACAAAAAGTTTGCAAACCAATCAATAATCTCACCAACTCTACTCTGTCCAGTGTTGTGGACCCTCAGGCaagagacaattaaaatgttggtgGTGTTCTCTCCGGACCTTGTTTCAAACCGTTCTAGTCAAGGCTATTGTCTTTGCCAAATCTCCATATAAAGCGAGTTTACATCACAGATGGCCTCGGCAGAAGTAAACAATGTCAGATTTAACAAAAATAGACAGCACTTTCAGCCTCAGGGGACTCGACACAAAAGGAAACCTAGGAGGGTAAACATGAGCAGAATCACTTAATACACACACAAGTGCTTGAATGTCACCAAATCCGCACAATGGACACAAGCATATGCATAAAACAAATAATCAGAGTTGACTTTCTGACGGCTCCAATACACAATGTTGTGAAATCTGCCATGGGTTGTTTTTAGCAGATTTTGGAAACTCTTCAGCCCTCCAATAGGGACTCTGGTCTCCAAGGCAACCCGGATATGTGGTGAGAGTGGCCTTTGTCTGCAGATCAGTATTTGGCATCGCCACTTAGCAGTAGTTCCTGTTAGAAAACAAAGGGGAGCAGGGCCGAGCACTTTACGACTGGGGGACAGCCTGGCCAGCCATTTGTCTAATGAGCGATCACTCACACCCTGTTGCAAGGCCATATGTTAGTTTGAATTCAGCTAGTTCCCCTCTGTGGTACATTTCATCACTTTCTGATGATGACTTTgtgaaagaaaagtcaaatcTGAACCTTCATACAGTCAACACAAGTTCAACAAAGGAGAAACAGCAAAAGTAATTGTGTAACCTCATTTTTCTTACACGCACAACGCAGGGATTAAAATAAAAGCCTTGAGGATCAAACATGTGAATATTTGTGCCACAGATGAAAGAGATAACCTCATATACTGGAGGCCCCATTGCAAATAACAACTCCATAGAAATAAACCAAAAGTGTGTTAATGCCTGAACATGAACAGCAGCAGAAAATGCAGGATTCTTTGATCTCACCTTGCAATTTGCTGCAGCGGAGGCACCTTGTACTGTATGTGGTTATTAATTTAACTATGACTGTGAGACAGTGTGATTAAGGAGCAACCGGCTAACACCATGCTTGCTCTAAGCAATTATCAAAGACATTAAGAGGATTCCTTTGGTTTATTACAGGTTGGATCTTCTTCTCATTTATGTCTGACCAAATCATCTCACCACAAGGTCCATTTAGTTGTTCTGAGGCTCTAATTGTATCACGCCCTCTTGCATATGGAGTTTGCCTCTTTGCAATTGTGTGAAAAAGGTTCATTTCCTTCTGACAGCTTCATTAACAGCTTTTTCTAAGGTGAAGAACTTTGCTCACTACCGTTTCAAAGCTTGAGAAGGCACTTTAATTCTTTATAATCTATACTAACTATGAAGACTCTGTAAAAAAAAATGAGATTCTGAAGTCATTAGAACTTTGTACGACGAGGCCAAAAACAGAAACATGTCAATGAGCCAAACATTTAGCCAGGCAATCGAAATCAAATTGTGAGCAGCAAATAAATGTTAGCCGTTAAACTGTTTTGGATGTTAATACCTAAACGTTTGGGTAATATATAAACATcttgcatttttatttttcctcCTTAACCTTTGTTTCACACATACGGTCATCTGACTGTTCAGTTTCtttcagcatgttgttgtgttaCTAACTCATTAAGTAAATACGATCTTATTCAAATATCTCAAAAAACAAGACTTTAATTGTTATAAACCAGAATTGTCCTTTAAGTCAGTTCTCATCAAATTCAAATGGATAAATATTCAGGTTATTATCTTAACTGTCACTTTCAGATGTAACACACATGTGTCTGCTTGGCTGCCTTTATGGTCATGTGCTATGACTGATTACAGCTGATGTGTCTGGGTCTAAACTCCCCTTTAACCTTTCAATCTATACATGTCTGCTGCTCAGCCGTGCCTGGAATACTAATATAACAAATGCCAATGCAAATCCGAATTCAACAAAGACCAGTGATGGCCTGCTGTGGAGGGTAAAGGACAAAAGCACTTGTCTGCCTCTTCGCAGGACCGGCTTTACGTTCTGACTTTCGCCCGCTCCGCGCCTCCTGTTGACGGCAACAATGGCTTTGCGCCTTTGCTGTCAGCATCTTCCTGAAAAGAGACTGTCAACAAGCGCTGTCTGCTGTTTCTCTCGCTGATTTAACGCGTGTCTGCTGGGGTACATCACTGCTTGATTTGGTGGGAATCATTCACATTACAGATGCTGAGAGCAGAAATGTGTTTCTTCACACTGAAGCTAACAGTTATGGCTTCTCTTTAATACCATGTGTGTCTAGTTCTGGATAAAATAATACCATACCATGAGTATCTGCGTGTGCCTCCGTTCAGGTGAATCTGATGACTTCTCTCggttctccctcctctcctgttTTCATGGGCTGTTGGATAGAAGCACAATGGAAGGAGCAGAGGTCACGACTGTGCAAATGAGATGAATAAACAGCGAGGCCACAGGACACAGAGGAATGGCACAtctgtcctaatgtgcacaatTCATTAAAGCAGAATAAGACAGATTGAAAAAAACCCACAGAAAATAAATTCTAGGACACTTTAAATGACAGAGTTTGCATTTATTATGTATGAAGCACTCGCTCCCAGCAGCGAGCTAATTTAAGACTGCTTCAGTGTTTTATGTGTGAATGTTTCACTGCTCAGCTGGAAGGTAAAATGAATAaggaagagaaaaaaaggtaTTGTCTTTAATAGCAGCAGTCCAGACGATGTTCTTGGCAGGTAACACTTTAATATCTACCTTGAGGTGATTGAATGCTCTTACTAAGTTAATTATCCTTTATTAGAAGACCCACCTCACCGCAGTCTCCTCATACCGCGTGACCTTGATGAGTCTCTACACTCATGCATAATTCACTAAAAGAAGAATACCTTGCTGTTCACTTGCCGTCTTAAACTGTCAATGAATGATGCGTCTCCTATCGACTGTGTCTAATGAGGAGAAACGCTTTAAACTTTTTCCTGTTTCCAAACTGTTTTGCCACGGGTGTCTCTTATAGCTGAAAATAATGAAATGAGCACCAATTAAACTGCTCCAGCCCCAATGTGTAAAAATAGTCAGCAGCACTGTTTTGACTGACAATACTTTGGAGCCGGATTCAAAGCGTTGGCACAGACAACTAAAACTTCAAATATGGTGAGAGCTGCCTACGGAGGCATGGACATAATGCAGCTCCAGCCACATTAGATGGTGATATTCAGACAGGCTattctcagtctgacagggacTCTGGATGGAGAATATCCCAGGAGTATTCTGGTTGATAGAGCCAGCCACATCATCCCGCCGACACACCATATTGCCAGTAGACATCAGATTCACCAGGACGCTGAACCCAACTGGCAGCAGCACACCCTCCCCCATACACAACACACAGGCTCTGATAGCATCTCCAAAAAGGCAGTCAAAGCCTGAGTGAGGATACGGACGAATCCGAGAAGTGGTTTAGATGCACTGGAATGATACACTCCCTTATCACAGA
This region of Pseudochaenichthys georgianus chromosome 6, fPseGeo1.2, whole genome shotgun sequence genomic DNA includes:
- the LOC117448738 gene encoding tetraspanin-18B; amino-acid sequence: MGQGEASARGTTMEGDCLSCIKYLMFVFNFLIFLGGSFLLGVGVWVLVDPTGFREIIAANPLLFTGVYIILGMGGMLFLLGFLGCCGAIRENKCLLLFFFMLILLIFLAELAAAILAFIFREHLTREYFTKELKRHYQGYNNTDVFTSTWNAVMNTFDCCGVNSPEDFKDSLFRMINQNHMVPEACCQHASQTGELAYINKEQCLLGNMMFRNNKGCYSAVVDYFELYIYVAGALAIVVLTIELFAMVFAMCLFRGIQ